The Deltaproteobacteria bacterium nucleotide sequence TGCCGGTCGTGAGTCCCGATCAGTTGCGGATGATCAGCGAGGTCTCCCGGTTTGTCAATGAACTGGCCAATGTGCGCCATAACAAATATCAACCCTATGTAGGAGCCAGTGCCTTCTCCCATAAAGGGGGGATCCATGTCAGTGCCGTGGCCAAAAACCCGGAAACCTATGAGCACATCCGCCCCGATCTGGTGGGTAATGTGCAGCGGATACTGGTTTCCGATCTGGCCGGCAGGAGTAACATTCTTTCCAAGGCTAAGGGCTATGGCCTGGATATCACCAGTAAAGATCCGGCGGTCTTGAAGATCCTGTCTGAACTGAAGATATTGGAACACCAGGGTTTCCAATTCGAGGGGGCCGAAGGCTCTTTCGAACTGCTTATGAATCGGGCCTTGGGAAACCAGAAACGCTATTTTCAATTGTTGGGGTTTCGGGTCATGGATCACAAGGCCAGAGAAGACCAGCCGCCCATGGCCGAAGCCACCATCATGGTCAAGGTCGGTGGGCGAGTAGAGCATACCGCCGCCATCGGCAATGGGCCGGTCAATGCCTTAGACAATGCCCTGCGCAAGGCCTTGGAACGCTTTTATCCGGAACTGAAAGAGATGCGGTTGGACGATTATAAGGTCCGGGTCCTGTCCAGTGTGGAAGGAACCGCCGCCCGGGTCCGGGTCCTGATCGAATCCGGAGACCAGGAAGACAAATGGGGAACGGTCGGAGTCTCAACCGATATCTTCGAGGCCTCCTGGCAGGCCCTGGTGGACAGCATTACTTATAAGCTGTATAAAGAAGAGAAGAAAAAAAGTTCGGAGCGATGAGTTCGGAGTTGAGAGTTTGGAGTTAAAGTGCTCCGAACTCCGAACTCCGAACTCAAAACTTTACATTAAGGTATGTCACCTATTCCTGTGATTGAAACCGAAGACTGTGTCGGCTGCGGAAGCTGTGTGGAGATCTGCCCCGAGATTTTTGTTTTAAACGAGAGTCTTGAAAAAGCCCAGGTGGTCAACCCTGCCGGATGCCCGGAAGAAAAAGTTAACGAGGCCATAGAGACCTGTCCGGTGAATTGCATCCATTGGGATGAATGACACTTTTTTATTACTATCTCCGGATGATTAATAAGACAATGATTGACCCATCTCTCGAAAATTTCCAATCCACCCATCCCCGGCAAAAAGGACTCTTTCTCTTTTCGGCCCTGATTTTAGTCTTTTTGGGTTTACACTATCTGGGAATGGGCCAAAAGACCAATTCATTGAGCAATGCTTCTTTGGCCGACAAAGCCATAACCATTGAGCTGAATGGCGAGCTCAACAGGCCCGGTCTCTTTAGTTATGTTAAGTCGCCAACGGTCCAACAGGTGATTCAGGATGCCGGCGGGGTCGTATTGGACCGGGACATTTCATCCACCGAGGGAGCCAGAATCCTGGATTACGATTCGACTCTAACCGTTTCGGCTAAAGACGACGGGGGAGTCTTCCTGCAGATTACTCCCCTTTCCGGAAAAGCCCTCTGGATCCTGGGACGGACCCTGCCGCTTAACCGGGTTACAGCCGAAGACCTGGACAGACTCCCGGGAATCGGTCCGGTAATGGCCCGGCGGATCATCGAATATCGGGAGGCCCATGGAGGATTTTTGACATTAGACGAATTAAAGGAAGTGAAAGGCATCAAGGAAAAAACCTTTGAAAAAATAAAGGGGTATTTCACTTTTTAGCTGATTAAGGA carries:
- a CDS encoding citramalate synthase gives rise to the protein MKPIEIYDCTLRDGTQAEDFNLSVEDKIRIAKKLDQLGLAYIEGGWPGSNPKDVEFFQVMKNIPLKQARLTAFGSTHNPKTSPEKDPNLKALIQAQTPVITIFGKSWDVHVRDALRVPLETNLRIIEDSLSLVRPKVNKLFYDAEHFFDGFQANPEYALATLKSAMKAKVDCLILCDTNGGTLPSRLTPIIQAVKKEIKGLPLGIHAHNDCDCSVANVMAAVDAGIAHIQGTINGFGDRCGNANLCSIIPNLQLKLGLPVVSPDQLRMISEVSRFVNELANVRHNKYQPYVGASAFSHKGGIHVSAVAKNPETYEHIRPDLVGNVQRILVSDLAGRSNILSKAKGYGLDITSKDPAVLKILSELKILEHQGFQFEGAEGSFELLMNRALGNQKRYFQLLGFRVMDHKAREDQPPMAEATIMVKVGGRVEHTAAIGNGPVNALDNALRKALERFYPELKEMRLDDYKVRVLSSVEGTAARVRVLIESGDQEDKWGTVGVSTDIFEASWQALVDSITYKLYKEEKKKSSER
- a CDS encoding ferredoxin, whose amino-acid sequence is MSPIPVIETEDCVGCGSCVEICPEIFVLNESLEKAQVVNPAGCPEEKVNEAIETCPVNCIHWDE
- a CDS encoding helix-hairpin-helix domain-containing protein; this encodes MIDPSLENFQSTHPRQKGLFLFSALILVFLGLHYLGMGQKTNSLSNASLADKAITIELNGELNRPGLFSYVKSPTVQQVIQDAGGVVLDRDISSTEGARILDYDSTLTVSAKDDGGVFLQITPLSGKALWILGRTLPLNRVTAEDLDRLPGIGPVMARRIIEYREAHGGFLTLDELKEVKGIKEKTFEKIKGYFTF